In Fusobacterium canifelinum, a genomic segment contains:
- a CDS encoding ABC transporter ATP-binding protein: protein MLKKFISYYKPHKKMFFLDLLAAFFISICDLFYPILTRSILYDFIPNKKIKTIFLFLFVLFIIYIIKMLLNYFVGYYGHIVGVKIQADMRRDLFKHIQNMPISYFDKNQTGDIMSRIINDLVDISELAHHGPEDVFISGVLLMGSFIFLINLNFILTCIVFFFIPILAILTILLRKRMMRAFAETRTTVGAINANLSNSISGIRVSKSFNNSKYEFNKFELGNIKYIIARKAAYLWLAVFQGGIYYIIDMLYLVMLLSGTLFTYYDKISVIDFVTYMLFVNLLITPVKRLINSVEQFQNGMSGFRRFFEIINIPEEEEGKLEVGKLKGDIIFDNVTFRYEENENVFDNFSLKIKAGTSVALVGESGVGKSTICHLIPRFYEVLAGKITIDNIDIREMSLSSLRKNIGIVSQDVFLFTGTIKENIAYGKLDATDEEIYKAAKYANIHDYIMTLEKGYDTQVGERGIRLSGGQKQRISIARVFLANPPILILDEATSALDSITERNIQRSLDELSEGRTTLVVAHRLTTIRKADVIIVITKDGIAEMGNHEELMNMKGIYYKLNQA from the coding sequence ATGCTAAAAAAATTCATTTCATACTATAAACCACATAAAAAAATGTTTTTCTTAGATTTATTAGCTGCTTTTTTTATTTCAATCTGTGACTTATTTTATCCCATATTAACTCGTTCAATCTTGTATGATTTTATTCCAAATAAAAAAATAAAAACAATATTTTTATTTCTATTTGTTTTATTTATTATTTATATAATAAAAATGCTGTTAAATTATTTTGTTGGATATTATGGGCATATTGTTGGTGTAAAAATACAGGCTGATATGAGAAGAGATTTATTTAAACATATTCAAAATATGCCTATATCTTATTTTGATAAAAATCAAACTGGAGATATTATGTCTAGAATTATAAATGACTTGGTTGACATCTCAGAGCTTGCACATCATGGACCAGAAGATGTATTTATATCAGGAGTTTTACTTATGGGCTCTTTTATATTCTTAATAAATTTAAACTTTATTTTAACTTGTATAGTTTTCTTTTTTATACCAATTTTAGCAATACTTACAATTTTATTAAGAAAAAGAATGATGAGAGCCTTTGCAGAAACAAGAACTACTGTTGGAGCTATAAATGCAAACTTATCTAATTCTATATCAGGTATTCGTGTATCAAAATCTTTTAATAATAGTAAATATGAATTTAACAAATTTGAGTTAGGTAATATAAAATATATTATTGCTCGTAAAGCTGCATATTTATGGTTGGCAGTCTTTCAAGGTGGAATTTATTATATTATAGATATGTTATATCTTGTTATGTTATTAAGCGGTACTTTATTTACATATTATGACAAAATAAGTGTGATTGACTTTGTAACATATATGTTATTTGTAAATTTATTGATTACTCCTGTAAAAAGACTAATAAATTCTGTGGAACAATTTCAAAATGGAATGAGTGGTTTTAGAAGATTTTTTGAAATAATAAATATTCCAGAGGAAGAAGAAGGTAAACTTGAAGTAGGTAAATTAAAAGGAGATATAATTTTTGATAATGTAACTTTTAGATATGAAGAAAATGAAAATGTTTTTGATAATTTTTCTTTAAAAATAAAAGCTGGTACAAGTGTAGCCTTAGTTGGAGAATCTGGTGTTGGAAAGAGTACAATCTGCCATTTAATTCCTCGTTTTTATGAAGTTTTAGCTGGAAAAATTACAATAGACAATATTGATATAAGGGAAATGTCACTTTCTTCACTTAGAAAAAATATTGGAATTGTTAGTCAAGATGTATTCTTATTTACAGGTACAATAAAAGAAAATATAGCTTATGGAAAATTAGATGCTACTGATGAAGAAATTTATAAGGCTGCTAAATATGCAAATATTCATGATTATATAATGACTTTAGAAAAAGGTTATGATACACAAGTTGGAGAAAGAGGAATCCGCTTATCAGGAGGACAAAAACAAAGAATTTCTATTGCTAGAGTATTTTTAGCTAACCCTCCAATTTTAATTTTAGATGAAGCTACAAGTGCATTAGATAGTATAACAGAAAGAAATATTCAAAGATCTCTTGATGAACTTAGTGAAGGAAGAACTACTTTAGTTGTTGCTCATAGATTAACAACGATAAGAAAAGCTGATGTCATAATAGTAATTACAAAAGATGGTATTGCTGAAATGGGAAATCACGAAGAATTGATGAATATGAAAGGCATTTATTATAAGTTAAATCAAGCATAA
- a CDS encoding Dps family protein: MKNKENLNKYLSNLGILITKTHNLHWNVVGERFKAIHEYTEALYDYYFEKFDEVAETFKMKGEFPLAKVSDYLKHATVKELDSKDFTIPEVVASIKEDMELMLADAKKIREVANEEDDFLVANMMEDQIEYFVKQLWFINSMAK; encoded by the coding sequence ATGAAAAACAAAGAAAATTTAAACAAATACTTATCAAACTTAGGAATTTTAATTACTAAAACTCATAATCTACATTGGAATGTAGTTGGAGAAAGATTTAAAGCTATACATGAATATACTGAAGCATTATATGATTACTATTTTGAAAAATTTGATGAAGTTGCTGAAACTTTTAAAATGAAAGGTGAATTTCCATTAGCAAAAGTTTCTGATTACTTAAAACATGCAACTGTTAAAGAATTAGATTCAAAAGATTTTACAATCCCAGAAGTAGTAGCTAGTATAAAAGAAGATATGGAATTAATGTTAGCAGATGCTAAAAAAATAAGAGAAGTTGCTAATGAAGAAGATGATTTCTTAGTAGCTAATATGATGGAAGATCAAATTGAATACTTTGTTAAACAATTATGGTTTATTAACTCAATGGCTAAATAA
- a CDS encoding toxin-antitoxin system YwqK family antitoxin yields MNNQYNKDGKKEGLWVKIYDNGVVQEERNYVNGVREGVYKSYYMNGEIEIIKNYKNGNLHGKYQTFYSDGKLNSEYNLVDGRKVGEYKEFYPNGILKRETVYVNDGTTSKNIKYFPNGKIKLEVNFVDGHMEGPYKEYHSNEKLFKECSYNKKGKLEGKYKEYDVEGNLLKEATYENGVEI; encoded by the coding sequence ATGAATAACCAATATAACAAAGATGGAAAAAAAGAGGGTTTATGGGTAAAAATTTACGATAATGGTGTTGTACAAGAAGAAAGAAATTATGTTAATGGTGTAAGAGAAGGAGTCTATAAATCTTACTATATGAACGGAGAAATAGAAATTATAAAAAATTATAAAAATGGTAATCTTCATGGAAAATATCAAACATTTTACAGTGATGGAAAATTAAATTCTGAATATAATCTTGTTGATGGAAGAAAAGTTGGAGAGTATAAAGAATTCTACCCTAATGGAATTTTAAAAAGAGAAACAGTATATGTGAATGATGGAACAACTTCTAAAAATATAAAATATTTCCCTAATGGAAAAATCAAACTTGAAGTTAATTTTGTTGATGGACATATGGAAGGTCCTTATAAAGAATATCACTCAAATGAAAAATTATTTAAAGAATGTTCTTATAATAAAAAAGGAAAATTAGAAGGTAAATATAAAGAATATGATGTTGAAGGAAATCTTTTAAAAGAAGCAACTTATGAAAATGGAGTTGAAATATAA
- a CDS encoding glutaredoxin domain-containing protein: MPKMYGSMLCPDCVEAKEYFEKINYKYDFVNITESMANLKEFLHLRDTRKEFEEVKSFKYVGIPAILTDDNKIILGDDVFKIK; encoded by the coding sequence ATGCCAAAAATGTATGGTTCTATGCTTTGTCCAGATTGTGTTGAAGCAAAGGAATATTTTGAAAAAATTAATTATAAGTATGATTTTGTAAATATCACAGAAAGTATGGCTAATTTAAAGGAATTTTTACATCTTAGAGATACAAGAAAAGAGTTTGAGGAAGTAAAGTCTTTTAAATATGTTGGAATACCAGCTATTTTAACTGATGATAATAAAATTATTCTTGGTGATGATGTTTTTAAAATTAAATAA
- a CDS encoding esterase/lipase family protein — protein sequence MNYRIALIHGFFRNYKDMEDLENNLMNMGYTVDNLNFPLTFPPIERAIDILKEYLLSLKEKGINKQNEIVLIGFGFGGVLIRETLKLEEVKGIVDKIILLSSPINDSTLHRRLKRTFPFMDLIFKPLAIYAKTRRDRRRFDKDIEVGLIIGRESSGFFGKWLGEYNDGYIEMKDVNFPDAKDKILIPITHNELNKRIGTARYINNFIAKGKFRLE from the coding sequence ATGAATTATAGAATAGCACTTATTCATGGATTTTTTAGAAACTACAAGGACATGGAAGATTTAGAAAACAATTTAATGAATATGGGATACACAGTTGATAATCTAAATTTTCCTTTGACTTTTCCTCCTATTGAAAGAGCAATAGATATTTTAAAAGAATATTTATTATCTTTAAAAGAAAAAGGAATCAACAAACAAAATGAAATTGTTTTAATTGGTTTTGGTTTTGGGGGAGTTCTAATAAGAGAAACTTTAAAATTAGAAGAAGTAAAAGGAATTGTTGATAAAATTATTTTACTTTCTTCTCCAATAAATGATTCTACATTACATAGAAGATTAAAGAGAACTTTTCCTTTCATGGATTTAATTTTCAAGCCACTAGCAATCTATGCTAAAACTAGGAGAGACAGAAGAAGATTTGATAAAGATATAGAAGTAGGATTAATAATAGGTAGAGAAAGCTCTGGATTTTTTGGAAAATGGTTAGGGGAATATAATGATGGTTATATTGAAATGAAAGATGTAAATTTTCCAGATGCCAAAGATAAGATTTTAATTCCTATCACTCATAATGAGTTAAATAAAAGAATAGGAACAGCTAGATACATAAATAATTTTATTGCTAAGGGGAAATTTAGATTAGAATAA
- the ftsY gene encoding signal recognition particle-docking protein FtsY — protein MGLFGKLFGKKENEEIKEQVNKEKENIEKKENEVELEEEKEEIQKVNISQRLTKSKEGFFSKLKNIFTSKSKVDDSIYEELEDLLLQSDVGLSMTTNLINQLEKEVKSNKVDSTDEVYEILKRLMSEFLLSQDSKIYLKDNKINVILIVGVNGVGKTTTIGKLALKYKKLGKKVLLGAGDTFRAAAVEQLEEWAKRADVEIVKGREGADPASVVYDTLSRAETTKADVVIIDTAGRLHNKANLMRELEKINNIIKKKIGEEEYESLLVIDGTTGQNGLNQAKEFNSVTDLTGFIVTKLDGTAKGGIVFSVSEELKKPIKFIGLGEKIGDLIEFNAKDFVEAIFN, from the coding sequence ATGGGTTTATTTGGTAAACTTTTTGGAAAAAAAGAAAATGAAGAAATAAAAGAACAAGTTAATAAAGAAAAAGAAAATATTGAGAAAAAAGAAAATGAAGTAGAACTTGAAGAAGAAAAAGAAGAAATTCAAAAAGTTAATATTTCTCAAAGACTTACTAAAAGTAAAGAAGGTTTTTTTTCAAAATTAAAAAATATATTTACTTCTAAAAGTAAAGTTGATGATTCTATTTATGAAGAATTAGAAGATTTATTACTACAATCTGATGTTGGACTTAGTATGACAACAAATTTAATTAATCAACTAGAAAAAGAAGTTAAGTCTAATAAAGTGGATAGTACTGATGAAGTTTATGAGATTTTAAAAAGATTAATGTCTGAATTTTTATTATCACAAGATAGTAAAATTTATTTAAAAGACAATAAAATTAATGTAATCTTAATTGTTGGAGTTAATGGAGTTGGTAAAACTACAACTATTGGTAAACTTGCATTAAAATATAAGAAACTTGGAAAAAAAGTTCTTTTAGGTGCAGGTGATACATTTAGAGCAGCTGCAGTTGAACAGCTTGAGGAATGGGCAAAAAGAGCTGATGTTGAAATTGTAAAAGGAAGAGAGGGAGCTGACCCTGCTTCTGTTGTGTATGATACTTTAAGTAGAGCTGAGACAACAAAGGCTGATGTAGTAATAATTGATACTGCAGGAAGATTACATAATAAAGCAAATCTTATGAGAGAACTTGAAAAAATTAATAATATCATTAAGAAAAAAATTGGGGAAGAAGAATATGAATCTCTACTTGTAATTGATGGTACAACTGGTCAAAATGGACTAAATCAAGCAAAGGAATTTAATTCAGTTACTGATTTAACAGGTTTCATAGTTACAAAACTTGATGGAACAGCAAAAGGTGGAATTGTTTTTTCTGTTTCAGAAGAACTTAAAAAACCAATTAAATTTATTGGTTTAGGAGAAAAAATTGGAGATTTAATTGAATTTAATGCAAAAGATTTTGTTGAAGCAATATTTAATTAG
- the yqeH gene encoding ribosome biogenesis GTPase YqeH produces MTKKCVGCGVELQNTDKNLQGYTPKPINTKEDMYCQRCFQLKHYGKYSVNKMTREDYKKEVGKLLDDVKLVIAVFDIIDFEGSFDVEILDILREKDSIVIVNKLDLIPDEKHPSEVANWVKDRLAEESIVPLDIAIVSTKNGYGVNGVFRKIKHFYPDGVNAMVIGVTNVGKSSVINRLLGKKIATVSKYPGTTIKNTLNMIPFTNIGLYDTPGLIPEGRASDLVCDHCAQKIIPASEISRKTFKAKHNRMIMIGNLVKFKILNDDEIKPIFSIYAAKDVQFHETTIEKSKELEAGNFFSIPCDCCKEEYNKHKKVNKTLTINTGEELVFKGLAWVSVKRGPLKIQITLPEEIEISTRKAFINPRR; encoded by the coding sequence ATGACGAAAAAATGTGTAGGTTGTGGTGTGGAGTTACAAAACACTGATAAAAATTTACAAGGATATACTCCTAAACCTATTAATACTAAGGAAGATATGTATTGTCAAAGATGTTTCCAATTAAAGCATTATGGAAAATATTCTGTAAATAAAATGACAAGAGAAGATTATAAAAAGGAAGTGGGAAAACTTCTTGATGATGTTAAACTTGTTATTGCAGTATTTGACATTATAGACTTTGAAGGTTCATTTGATGTTGAAATTTTAGATATTTTAAGAGAAAAAGATTCAATAGTTATAGTTAACAAATTAGATTTAATTCCTGATGAAAAACACCCATCAGAAGTTGCTAACTGGGTAAAAGACAGACTGGCTGAAGAAAGCATAGTACCTCTTGATATAGCAATAGTTAGTACAAAAAATGGTTATGGAGTAAATGGAGTTTTTAGAAAAATTAAACACTTTTACCCTGATGGTGTAAATGCTATGGTTATTGGGGTTACAAATGTAGGAAAATCTAGTGTTATAAATAGACTTTTAGGTAAAAAGATTGCAACAGTTTCAAAATATCCAGGAACAACAATAAAAAATACTTTAAATATGATTCCATTTACTAATATTGGCTTATATGATACTCCTGGTTTAATTCCAGAAGGTAGAGCTTCTGATTTAGTGTGTGATCACTGTGCACAAAAGATTATACCTGCTAGTGAAATTTCAAGGAAAACATTTAAGGCAAAACATAATAGAATGATAATGATAGGAAACTTGGTTAAATTTAAGATTTTAAATGATGATGAGATTAAACCTATATTTTCTATTTATGCAGCAAAAGATGTACAGTTTCATGAGACTACAATAGAAAAATCTAAGGAATTAGAAGCTGGAAACTTCTTTAGTATTCCTTGTGACTGTTGTAAAGAAGAATATAATAAACATAAAAAAGTAAATAAAACTTTAACAATTAATACAGGAGAGGAGCTAGTATTTAAAGGTTTAGCATGGGTATCAGTTAAAAGGGGACCATTAAAGATTCAAATTACTTTACCAGAAGAAATTGAAATATCTACTAGAAAAGCCTTTATAAATCCTAGAAGATAG
- a CDS encoding tyrosine-type recombinase/integrase, translating to MTEKISIEKTIKNFIYYLEFEENKKHNTVISIKKDLNNFLEYLNKKNLITLDKLDELVIKEYLTELKAFDLSNSTYNRRLSSIKKFYKYLINNNLKEKGKEILIEGMKSDDKKVEYLNPDEVELLREEMKEENFNVLRDRLMFELLYSSGMTVAELLSLGELNFNLEKREVYLLKNKISKVLYFSQTCKEVYLKFLIAKKEKFKEEDNPNIIFINNSNMRLTDRSVRRLINKYSEKANLQKEVSPYTLRHSFCLYMLKNGMPKEYLAKLLDLKSIGLLDIYEDLYKKEIL from the coding sequence ATGACTGAGAAAATAAGCATTGAAAAAACTATAAAAAATTTTATATATTATTTAGAGTTTGAAGAAAACAAAAAGCATAATACAGTTATTTCTATAAAAAAGGATTTAAATAACTTTTTAGAATATCTAAATAAAAAAAATCTTATTACTCTTGATAAATTAGATGAATTAGTAATAAAGGAATATCTAACTGAATTAAAAGCTTTTGATTTATCAAATTCTACTTATAATAGAAGACTTTCATCTATAAAGAAATTTTATAAATACCTTATAAATAATAATTTAAAAGAAAAAGGTAAAGAAATTTTAATAGAAGGTATGAAAAGTGATGATAAAAAAGTTGAGTATCTAAATCCCGATGAAGTTGAACTTTTAAGAGAAGAAATGAAGGAAGAAAATTTTAATGTACTCAGAGATAGACTAATGTTTGAGCTTCTATATTCAAGTGGAATGACTGTGGCAGAATTACTTTCATTAGGAGAATTAAATTTTAATTTAGAAAAAAGAGAAGTTTATCTTTTAAAAAATAAAATTTCAAAAGTTTTGTATTTTAGTCAAACTTGCAAAGAAGTTTATTTAAAATTTCTTATTGCTAAAAAAGAAAAATTTAAGGAAGAAGATAATCCAAATATTATCTTTATAAATAATTCTAATATGAGATTAACAGATCGTTCTGTCAGAAGGTTGATAAATAAATATTCAGAAAAAGCTAATTTACAAAAAGAGGTTAGCCCATATACTCTTAGACATTCTTTTTGTTTATACATGTTAAAAAATGGAATGCCCAAAGAGTATCTAGCAAAGCTTTTAGATTTAAAAAGTATTGGACTATTGGATATATATGAAGATTTATATAAAAAGGAGATTTTATGA
- the trmFO gene encoding methylenetetrahydrofolate--tRNA-(uracil(54)-C(5))-methyltransferase (FADH(2)-oxidizing) TrmFO — MQKEVIVVGAGLAGSEAAYQLAKRGIKVKLYEMKAKKKTPAHSKDYYSELVCSNSLGSDSLENASGLMKEELRILGSLLIEVADKNRVPAGQALAVDRDGFSEEVTKILKNTENIEIIEEEFIEIPSDKIVIIASGPLTSDKLFEKISEITGEESLYFYDAAAPIVTFESINMNKAYFQSRYGKGDGEYINCPMNKEEYYNFYNELIKAERAELKNFEKEKLFDACMPIEKIAMSGEKTMTFGPLKPKGLINPKTEKMDYAVVQLRQDDKEGKLYNIVGFQTNLKFGEQKRVFSMIPGLENAEFIRYGVMHRNTFINSTKLLDKTLRLKNRDNIYFAGQITGGEGYVTAIATGMYVAMNVANRLENKEELILEDISEIGAIVNYITEEKKKFQPMGANFGIIRNLDENIRDKKEKYRKLSERALEYLKKSIKGV, encoded by the coding sequence ATGCAAAAAGAAGTTATAGTTGTAGGAGCTGGACTTGCAGGTTCAGAGGCAGCCTATCAACTAGCTAAAAGAGGTATAAAAGTAAAATTATATGAAATGAAAGCTAAAAAGAAAACTCCTGCTCACTCAAAAGATTACTATTCTGAATTAGTTTGTAGTAATTCTTTGGGAAGTGATAGTTTAGAAAATGCCTCTGGACTTATGAAAGAAGAATTAAGAATTTTAGGTTCATTACTAATAGAAGTAGCTGATAAAAATAGAGTTCCAGCAGGACAAGCACTTGCAGTTGATAGAGATGGCTTTTCAGAAGAAGTTACTAAAATTTTAAAAAATACTGAAAATATTGAAATAATAGAAGAAGAATTTATAGAAATTCCTAGTGATAAAATTGTGATTATTGCTAGTGGTCCTTTAACTTCTGATAAGCTTTTTGAAAAAATAAGTGAAATTACAGGTGAAGAAAGTCTATATTTCTATGATGCTGCTGCTCCTATTGTAACTTTTGAAAGTATAAATATGAATAAAGCATATTTTCAGTCAAGATATGGAAAAGGTGACGGGGAATATATAAATTGTCCTATGAATAAAGAAGAATATTATAATTTCTACAATGAACTTATAAAAGCAGAAAGAGCAGAGCTTAAAAATTTTGAAAAAGAAAAATTATTTGATGCCTGTATGCCTATTGAAAAAATTGCAATGAGTGGAGAAAAAACAATGACTTTTGGACCTTTAAAACCAAAGGGACTTATCAATCCAAAAACTGAAAAAATGGATTATGCTGTTGTTCAATTAAGACAAGATGATAAAGAAGGAAAATTATATAACATAGTAGGTTTTCAAACTAATTTAAAATTTGGAGAACAAAAAAGAGTTTTTTCTATGATTCCAGGTTTAGAAAATGCTGAATTTATAAGATATGGGGTAATGCATAGAAATACCTTTATTAATTCAACAAAACTTTTAGATAAAACTTTAAGACTAAAAAATAGAGACAATATTTATTTTGCAGGACAAATAACAGGTGGAGAAGGTTATGTTACTGCAATAGCTACTGGAATGTATGTTGCAATGAATGTTGCTAATAGATTAGAAAATAAAGAAGAACTTATTTTAGAAGATATTTCAGAAATTGGTGCAATAGTTAATTATATAACTGAGGAAAAGAAAAAATTTCAACCTATGGGAGCAAATTTTGGAATTATAAGAAACTTAGATGAAAATATAAGAGATAAAAAAGAAAAATATAGAAAATTATCAGAAAGAGCACTTGAATATTTAAAAAAATCAATAAAAGGTGTATAA
- the topA gene encoding type I DNA topoisomerase: MLKLPKKSEKNKLVIVESPAKAKTIEKILGSSYKVISSYGHIIDLPKTKIGVDVNNDFKPSYNTIKGKGEVIKQLKEASKKADKIYLASDPDREGESIAWHIANTLKLDHDEKNRIEFNEITEKAIKDAVKNPRKINISRVNSQQARRILDRLVGYEISPFLWKLISPNTSAGRVQSVALKIICELEDKIKAFVPEKYWDVKGIFDTKYNLNLYKIDNKKIDKLKDKKLLDRVKKDLKKKYEVISSKVSKKTKNPPLPLKTSTLQQLASSYLGFSASKTMMVAQKLYEGISIKGNHKGLITYMRTDSTRISEEAKEMARNYITKNFGKEYLGSASPKTKKESKNVQDAHEGIRPTDINYTPESIMEFLDKDQFKLYNLIWQRFLISQLAAMKYEQFEYILEKDKIEYRGTINKIIFDGYYKVFKEDEDLPIGDFPEIKEGDKFTLDKLDIKEDYTKPPARLTESSLVKTLEAEGIGRPSTYASIIDTLKKREYVELQNKSFVPTEIGYEVKTQLDKFFPNIMNIKFTAKLEDELDEVDSGDKNWIDLLKAFYTELQKYEEKCKAVVEEELEKLVESDVIAKNGKPMIMKIGRFGRYLASQDTESKENISLKGIDISLEDIKKGKIFVKKQIEELGKKKEGQKTDIILDNGSRLLLKYGRFGAYLESENYKEDNIRKTIPKEIKTKIEKNTIKKENDILCLKDIFDKIEKEEAEILKKAGKCEKCGRPFKISNGRWGKFLACTGYPECKNIKKIEKK; this comes from the coding sequence GTGTTAAAGTTGCCTAAAAAATCTGAAAAAAATAAATTAGTAATAGTGGAATCACCTGCTAAAGCTAAAACAATAGAAAAAATTTTAGGAAGTTCATATAAAGTAATTTCTTCTTATGGACATATAATTGATTTACCTAAAACTAAAATAGGTGTAGATGTAAATAATGATTTTAAACCTTCTTACAATACTATAAAAGGTAAGGGAGAAGTTATAAAGCAATTAAAAGAAGCTTCTAAAAAAGCTGATAAAATATATCTTGCATCCGATCCTGATAGAGAAGGTGAATCAATAGCTTGGCATATTGCCAATACATTAAAACTTGATCACGATGAAAAAAATAGAATAGAATTTAATGAAATTACTGAAAAAGCAATAAAGGATGCGGTAAAGAATCCTAGAAAAATTAATATATCAAGAGTAAATTCACAACAAGCCAGAAGAATTTTAGATAGACTTGTAGGTTATGAAATAAGTCCATTTTTGTGGAAACTAATTTCGCCAAATACAAGTGCAGGTAGAGTTCAGTCTGTTGCTTTAAAAATTATATGTGAACTTGAAGATAAAATTAAAGCTTTTGTTCCAGAAAAATATTGGGATGTAAAAGGGATTTTTGATACTAAATATAATTTAAATCTATATAAAATTGACAATAAAAAAATTGATAAATTAAAAGATAAAAAATTACTTGATAGAGTAAAAAAAGATTTAAAAAAGAAATATGAAGTTATTTCATCTAAAGTATCAAAGAAAACTAAAAATCCACCTTTACCATTAAAAACAAGTACCTTACAACAATTAGCTTCATCATATTTAGGTTTTTCAGCAAGTAAAACTATGATGGTTGCACAAAAATTATATGAGGGTATTAGTATTAAGGGTAATCATAAGGGACTTATTACTTATATGAGAACTGACTCTACAAGAATTTCAGAAGAAGCAAAAGAAATGGCAAGAAACTATATTACTAAAAATTTTGGTAAAGAATATTTAGGTTCTGCAAGCCCTAAAACTAAAAAAGAAAGTAAAAATGTTCAAGATGCCCATGAAGGAATAAGACCAACTGATATTAACTATACTCCTGAAAGTATAATGGAGTTTTTAGATAAAGACCAATTTAAACTATATAATTTAATATGGCAAAGATTTCTAATATCTCAACTTGCAGCTATGAAGTATGAACAATTTGAGTATATATTAGAAAAAGATAAAATTGAATATAGAGGAACTATAAATAAAATAATCTTTGATGGATATTATAAAGTTTTTAAAGAGGATGAAGATTTACCAATAGGAGATTTCCCTGAAATAAAAGAAGGAGATAAATTTACTCTTGATAAATTAGATATTAAAGAAGATTATACTAAACCACCTGCAAGACTTACTGAATCTTCTTTGGTAAAAACTCTTGAAGCAGAAGGTATTGGTAGACCCTCAACTTATGCAAGTATAATAGATACTTTAAAAAAGAGAGAGTATGTTGAACTACAAAATAAAAGTTTTGTTCCAACAGAAATAGGTTATGAAGTTAAAACTCAACTTGATAAATTCTTTCCAAATATTATGAATATTAAATTCACTGCTAAATTAGAAGATGAATTAGATGAAGTTGATAGTGGAGATAAAAATTGGATAGACCTTTTAAAAGCTTTTTATACTGAATTACAAAAATACGAAGAAAAATGTAAAGCTGTTGTAGAAGAAGAATTAGAAAAGCTAGTTGAATCTGATGTTATTGCAAAAAATGGGAAACCTATGATAATGAAAATTGGAAGGTTTGGAAGATATCTTGCTTCACAAGATACTGAAAGTAAAGAAAATATATCATTAAAAGGTATTGATATTTCACTTGAAGATATAAAAAAAGGTAAAATATTTGTAAAAAAACAAATAGAAGAATTAGGTAAAAAGAAAGAGGGACAAAAAACTGATATTATTTTAGACAATGGTTCAAGATTGCTATTGAAATATGGAAGATTTGGTGCATACTTGGAAAGTGAAAACTATAAAGAAGATAATATTAGAAAAACTATTCCAAAAGAAATAAAGACTAAAATTGAAAAAAATACAATAAAAAAAGAAAATGATATTTTATGTTTAAAGGATATATTTGATAAAATTGAGAAAGAAGAAGCTGAAATATTAAAAAAAGCTGGAAAATGTGAAAAATGTGGTAGACCATTTAAAATTAGCAATGGAAGATGGGGTAAATTTTTAGCTTGTACTGGCTATCCTGAATGTAAAAATATTAAAAAAATAGAAAAAAAATAA